One bacterium genomic window, CGAAGGATCCTCCCAGCGGCGGCGGGAATCCACCAATAGCCGATCGGTCGCCCCGCACGACGCCACTAAGTCGATAATCGCCCGATTGCTGGGGGGACCGCCGATGCGCACCAGCACGTCGGGGGCCAAGTCGGTGCGTCTCAGCACCCACTCCGCACCATCCAGCACCATTGGCCCCCGGCCCCGGAGCTGCGATCCGGCGTCGGCCACCACCGGCCACCCCGCCGTCTCGGCAAAGGCGACGATGGCTGCGGCACCGGCGTCGTCCACATCCAATGCGCCCGACACGATCAAGCCCCGACGACCGGCCAATTGCCGCACCGCGTCCACATCGGCTTCCACAAGTGTCCGGACCGGGGCAATTGACTGGCCCACGGATGCACCGAATCGGGGAATCGGACCTTGGGGTTCCAGCGGCTTGCGAAACGGCCAATTGAGATGCACCGGCCCCAGATTGGGACCCGCCCCAGCGGCGGTGGCCGCCCGAACGGCCAGTCTGGCGAAATAGTCGGAATCGTCGAGGTCGCAGGGAGTCTCGGCGTACCAGCGGACATGGTCCCCGTAGAGCTTCACCTGATCGATGGTCTGGCCGGCGCCGGCATCTCGCAGCTCCGGGGGTCGGTCGGCGGTGCAAACCACCAGCGGCACCCCGCTGTGATGAGCCTCCACCACTGCCGGGAAGAGATTGGCCGCCGCAGTCCCCGACGTGCACACCACCGCAACTGGGCGACCCGACGCTTTTGCCATCCCCAAGGCGCAGAATCCAGCCACCCGCTCGTCGAGCTGCACGGTGACCCGCAAATCTTCCTGATTGCGGGCGGTCACCGCGAGGGGGGTCGACCGGGACCCGGGCGACACCACCACGTCGGCAATCCCGCAGGCCGCCAGCTCAGCCCAGAACCTGCCGGTGGCCCGGTAGGCCAGGTCGGTCATGTCACCACATCCAGCACAGCCGCGAACTTGACGTCGGTCTCTATGAGTTCCTGTTCGGGGTCGGACCCGGACACGATGCCCGCCCCGGCATATAGGCGCATCCCGTCGGGTCCGATCAACGCCGAGCGCAGCGCCACGTAGAACGAGCCGCAGCCCCGGTGGTCAATCCACCCAACTGGCCCGGCGTACCACCCGCGGTCAAGGCCCTCATGCTCGGCGATCCACTGCTGTGCGAACGTGGTCGGCGTGCCCCCCACTGCCGGTGTGGGGTGCAGAGCACCCGCCAGGCGCAGGGCCATGCCGGGCTCAGGGGCGATCCGGCCAGTAACAGTGGTGGCTAGGTGGTGAATGCCGGGCAGCGTCCTAACCTCGGTATCGCCGGTGGGATCCAACTCCACTCCAGCGAGGGCCAAGCGGGTGCGCAGGTATTCGACTACATAGTGGTGCTCGGCCTGCTCCTTGGGATCGGTGGCCAACCGCTCGGCGATTGCATAGTCGTCGGCCGGTGTGGCCCCTCGAGGAGCGGTGCCGGCCACTGCAAAGGTGGTAACCACATCGCCGTTGAGCTCTGCCAAAACCTCAGGGCTCGCACCCACAAAGCACGACCTCCCTCGGCCAAAACCGAATATCGCACACGACTCGAACCGATCTGACAGCCGGGACAGCACCACCGCGGGGTCAATGCGGCCGACCGCCTCCACCTCTCGAGCGACCACCACCTTGGCCAGCTCTCCGGCATCGATGGCATCAGCGGCCTGCTTCACCGCGTCTCGATAGGTGGCCCGAGTTCCATCTTCAACCCGCAAGGCGCTGTCGCCGTCGGTGTGGCCTGCTCCCTGTGCCGACCCCCGAATAATCCGCTCCGGCACCACCAACCGCCCGCTCGGATATCCGTCCCACGCCCCTGTTCCCGACCGATCAGCGAAACCGAAGCCGGCAAAAGCAACCTCCCCCTCATCCAACAACTCAGCGGCGGCTGCGGCGGCGGCCTCAAAGCGCCAACGACCATCAACTTCGACAGCCCGCGCCGCTCCCAACCCAGCCATGGCGTCGACGCCCGGGGCCCGCCAAAAGACCCGGTCGTCGCCGGACCACGAGGTGAATTCCTCCAGAGGCTTCATTTCACTCGCTCTGCCAGCCGGGCTGCCGCCCTGCTCAGCAGGGTCCGGCGAAAGTGCTCGCCTACCAGCGCCACCACTTGAGGCACCAGCGCCTCAACCAGCGGAGTCAGATTCTCCAGGTCGTTGTTGTCCAAACTTTCGGTGCCCATGGCATCCAAGAACAGATCCACCGCCTCATCCACCACCGCCTCCACGTTGCGGGCGTGGCGAACAGCCAGCGCGGCCAGGTCGGGCACACTCACCCCGACCGCCACGAGGGCGGCACCGGCTTGCAGCATCGTGACCGCGTCTTCTTTGAACCGACCAGAATCGTCGGGAATCACCAATCCAGCATCGATGGCCAGATCCACCTGCTCAGCGGCCAGACCCGATGCCTCGATCATCTCAGCCCGGCTGAGGCCTTCCTGCGCCATCCTTCAAGCGTAAACCCCGCCTCTCCGCGAGCACCCGTGGAGGACCGAATTCCCGATACCCAGCCTGACTCTAAGAAATGTGGTGTATATTGACCTTGTGCGGCGTATACAGCTATATATGGATGACGATCTGGATCACGCCCTCACTGCGGAGGCAGCGCGATCCGGCAGGACCCGATCCGAATTGGTCAGGATGGCCGTGCGCCAGTCCCTAGAGCATGCGCTCTCCGAAAGCCATGACCCAGTCGACGCCCTGATCGGATCTGTTGACATCGATCCCATCGACGACATCGACGCTGCCATTTATCTCCAGTGAGATTCGCTGACACTTCATTTTGGGTTGGCCTGCTGCTTCCCCGAGACCGGCGGCACCCCGATGCCACCGCCTTGTGGACCAGGGATAACGAGCCTGTTCGCACTTCCAATCTGGTGCTCGGCGAGACGTGGACCTTGCTCAGGTACCGAGCCGACCACGGGGCGGCTGTTCGATTTCTAGACACCATTGACCAGTCGGGCCGTGTTTCCCGAGCCCCGGTGGATGCCCACATCGACGAGCGAGCCTGGGAATGGCTGCGCCGACACGACGAGCGGGCCTACTCCTATGTGGATGCGGTCAGCTTCGAAATCATGCGACGGGAGCGAATAACGGAGGCCCTGGCATTCGACGGCGACTTCACCGCCGCCGGATTCGTCGAAGTCCGCCCCTGAGACAGCGGCGCTGTCATGCACTGAATGGTCTCCTGATTCATGTCCAGCCGAAGGAGCAGAAGCGCAAATCATGCACGACAGCAGTCTCCGCTAAGTGAGCTAGCCATATATGCTTACAGTCTTGCGGAATGAGTATTCCTTTCCGCTCTCATCTTGGGCATTTACAGTTACAATAAAATTGGGTTTTTTTAAACCAAAAGAAGTACTTGCCGACAATGAAGCATCCGGAATGGCTAGCCGGTTTACACGTCAGATCCCCGGTAAGGGAGCTTCGGGGACGCGCACTGCGCTAGCTGCGATTGATCGGCGTAACCAGGGTCCAATAGCCGGGTGTGCCAGCTTCAATCTGCCTCGACTCCCAGGACTTGCCATCCCCGACAGGAGCAGGCGCCTGCGATATGCGCTAGCGCTGGACTTGCCAATGCCAGCCTCTTCGCATATCGCAGCGACCCGTGGCGAATCATCTCCCTCAGCAAGAACGGCCAAGGCTGCCAGGAAGCGCTTGTCGGTGTCCGACAGGCTCTCCCATGTCGGGGCAAACAAGTGATCTTCTAGCGACTCTGTAGCCCCGGCGACAGCTCCTTTTGCGTGGTTGCTGGCGATTGGGTTGTTCGCACCCCCCGCAGCGCGCCACATCCTGTCTCCCACCAACTGAAGCATGTACGGATGGCCAGCCACAGCGGAGGTGGCAATGTCCAAGGCGTCTTCACCTATGAGGCCCCCGTGCATTTCAATTGGCTCTCGAAGTCCGCGCCTTGTCTCGGGTTCAGACAAGTTGTCCACCCTGTGGACAGCAAGGCGTTGCAGAAATGTCGATTTCCGGTCGGCCAGCAGGGTTTCGGTGATATAGGGCAGTGCCGCTCCCACAAATACCAGCGCCTGTCGTTCCCGCTTGGCGATGTGCTGAATGTACGAGCCTAGCTGTCGAGCTTTGGCCAGTGGGATCGCATGCATCTCGTCCATGGTGAGCAGCACACGGACACCAATTCGGGCAGCCGCGCCCGCAAGCTCCCCTAGATCGCGCCGAAGGTCATCGCCATATCCCGTTCGCCTCAGATCGGCCTCCTCGTCGAACGAGACACCGGCCGTCAAGCCTGCTGCTCCTACGCTCATGCCAGACACCTGTCGCTTGGCGGGTTCACCGTGAGTTTGCGCCCAGTAGTCGTGTGCTCGAAGGACTGCCTTGTGCGTTTCCGCAATCGGATCGCCGTCGGTACCTGAGACTGACAGAACTAGCCAGCCCCGCTCCTCTTGGGCCGCGTCCTCAATCTCGTTCAACACGACCGTCTTGCCCAAACCCCGGGGAGCCAGCAACACATTTGCCCCTCCCTCGCTTGCGGGATCTCCAGCCAGCAGAGCGCACACGTCGCGGATCAGCTCATCCCTCCCCACCAAACACGGCGGCGTGCTCCCGAACCCTGGAGTGAACGGCTGTGAATCCGGGACATCCCCCTCGTCGGGAAAATAGCGGGGTCGTTCTCCCTCCACCCCCCCAACCTACCTCAATGCTTCACTATTTTCTTTTTCTTCCCTGTTGTCACTTTCTTCACTATTTTCTTTTTCTTCCTCAATGTCCCGAAAGTGACCTCAGGAGGTTTTGGGGGTGGGGGTGTAGTTCTCGAGTTCGGGGATGATCTCTTTGCCCAGCAGCTCGATGGTGCGCATGATCGACTCGTGGGAGTGGTAGCCGAACTGCACGTAGCAGATGAGCTGATCGACGCCGAGGTCGGCGTAGTGCTTCATCTTCTCGTAGCAGGTGTCCACGTCGCCCACCACGATCATGTCGGCCTCGTCGAAGTGGTGGATGAGATCGTCGATCCCCTCCTCCATGAGCGGCTTGAGCAGCGGGAACGTTGCGTCCCGCTCCTCCTGTGACAGCTCGGGCAGCTCCCAGTCCAGCGTGAACTGGGCCAGGTTGGTGTACCACCACTCCACTGAGCGCCATACGTCGTTGTCCAGCACCTGCTGGGGGGTGTCGGCGCAGTGCACCAGGGTGTAGGCCGCAGTGGCGTTGGTGGTCACGTCGGTG contains:
- the menD gene encoding 2-succinyl-5-enolpyruvyl-6-hydroxy-3-cyclohexene-1-carboxylic-acid synthase encodes the protein MTDLAYRATGRFWAELAACGIADVVVSPGSRSTPLAVTARNQEDLRVTVQLDERVAGFCALGMAKASGRPVAVVCTSGTAAANLFPAVVEAHHSGVPLVVCTADRPPELRDAGAGQTIDQVKLYGDHVRWYAETPCDLDDSDYFARLAVRAATAAGAGPNLGPVHLNWPFRKPLEPQGPIPRFGASVGQSIAPVRTLVEADVDAVRQLAGRRGLIVSGALDVDDAGAAAIVAFAETAGWPVVADAGSQLRGRGPMVLDGAEWVLRRTDLAPDVLVRIGGPPSNRAIIDLVASCGATDRLLVDSRRRWEDPS
- a CDS encoding isochorismate synthase, whose product is MKPLEEFTSWSGDDRVFWRAPGVDAMAGLGAARAVEVDGRWRFEAAAAAAAELLDEGEVAFAGFGFADRSGTGAWDGYPSGRLVVPERIIRGSAQGAGHTDGDSALRVEDGTRATYRDAVKQAADAIDAGELAKVVVAREVEAVGRIDPAVVLSRLSDRFESCAIFGFGRGRSCFVGASPEVLAELNGDVVTTFAVAGTAPRGATPADDYAIAERLATDPKEQAEHHYVVEYLRTRLALAGVELDPTGDTEVRTLPGIHHLATTVTGRIAPEPGMALRLAGALHPTPAVGGTPTTFAQQWIAEHEGLDRGWYAGPVGWIDHRGCGSFYVALRSALIGPDGMRLYAGAGIVSGSDPEQELIETDVKFAAVLDVVT
- a CDS encoding ribbon-helix-helix domain-containing protein; translation: MRRIQLYMDDDLDHALTAEAARSGRTRSELVRMAVRQSLEHALSESHDPVDALIGSVDIDPIDDIDAAIYLQ
- a CDS encoding PIN domain-containing protein, yielding MRFADTSFWVGLLLPRDRRHPDATALWTRDNEPVRTSNLVLGETWTLLRYRADHGAAVRFLDTIDQSGRVSRAPVDAHIDERAWEWLRRHDERAYSYVDAVSFEIMRRERITEALAFDGDFTAAGFVEVRP
- a CDS encoding ATP-binding protein, with the protein product MEGERPRYFPDEGDVPDSQPFTPGFGSTPPCLVGRDELIRDVCALLAGDPASEGGANVLLAPRGLGKTVVLNEIEDAAQEERGWLVLSVSGTDGDPIAETHKAVLRAHDYWAQTHGEPAKRQVSGMSVGAAGLTAGVSFDEEADLRRTGYGDDLRRDLGELAGAAARIGVRVLLTMDEMHAIPLAKARQLGSYIQHIAKRERQALVFVGAALPYITETLLADRKSTFLQRLAVHRVDNLSEPETRRGLREPIEMHGGLIGEDALDIATSAVAGHPYMLQLVGDRMWRAAGGANNPIASNHAKGAVAGATESLEDHLFAPTWESLSDTDKRFLAALAVLAEGDDSPRVAAICEEAGIGKSSASAYRRRLLLSGMASPGSRGRLKLAHPAIGPWLRRSIAASAVRVPEAPLPGI